The Streptomyces sp. Mut1 genome window below encodes:
- a CDS encoding TetR/AcrR family transcriptional regulator, with translation MDERPRPSGPRAEAKRRAIVRAARAAFLRDGFGVGMDVIAADAGVSKVTVYNHFGSKEALFTAVIAGALDEPLGGASTTALAGLADAPDLRAALTEAARAWVAAVRGNADVIALRNLVAAEMHRFPGLADAWRGHGPEGHHPAVADALRELAGRGRLVIPDLETAIVQLYALLVFPHLVFGSYGTTLDDDATDRLVTHGVDMFLGYYAPPAPPAA, from the coding sequence ATGGACGAAAGGCCACGCCCCAGCGGACCCCGCGCCGAGGCCAAGCGCCGGGCCATCGTGCGGGCGGCCCGCGCCGCGTTCCTCCGGGACGGGTTCGGCGTCGGCATGGACGTGATCGCCGCCGACGCGGGCGTCTCGAAGGTGACCGTCTACAACCACTTCGGCAGCAAGGAAGCGCTGTTCACCGCGGTCATCGCGGGCGCGCTGGACGAACCGCTCGGCGGCGCCTCCACCACCGCGCTGGCCGGCCTCGCCGACGCCCCCGACCTGCGCGCCGCCCTCACCGAGGCGGCTCGCGCCTGGGTGGCCGCCGTCCGGGGCAACGCCGATGTGATCGCCCTGCGCAATCTCGTGGCCGCCGAGATGCACCGCTTCCCGGGGCTCGCGGACGCCTGGCGGGGACATGGGCCCGAGGGCCACCACCCGGCGGTCGCCGACGCGCTGCGGGAGCTGGCCGGGCGGGGGCGGCTGGTGATCCCCGACCTGGAGACCGCGATCGTCCAGCTCTACGCGCTGCTGGTCTTCCCGCACCTGGTCTTCGGCTCGTACGGCACGACTCTGGACGACGACGCCACGGACCGGCTGGTCACCCACGGCGTCGACATGTTCCTGGGCTACTACGCCCCGCCCGCACCGCCCGCCGCGTAG
- a CDS encoding AraC family transcriptional regulator, producing the protein MSPTCRTLHGPARVPLAHQERIESHHHLEHQLVCPSRGVLEVATPLGVWAVPPHRAVWIPAGVVHAHLAYGPTELRALSFAPQDNPLRLDRPTVLAVTPLLREVVACLTDDTELIGDRRRRRNLERVALDQLRRVEPLGVCLPSPADARLRDIARILQEDPADGRTLTELGAAVGASARTLSRLFRGETGMSFPQWRTQLRLHHALTLLASGGSVTAVAAACGYSGPSAFIQSFRHAFGTTPGSYAAGGAGGA; encoded by the coding sequence ATGTCGCCAACCTGCCGCACCCTGCACGGTCCGGCCCGGGTGCCGCTCGCCCACCAGGAGCGCATCGAGAGCCACCACCATCTGGAGCACCAGCTCGTCTGCCCCTCGCGCGGGGTCCTGGAGGTGGCCACCCCGCTCGGGGTGTGGGCCGTGCCGCCGCACCGGGCGGTGTGGATTCCGGCCGGTGTGGTCCACGCCCACCTGGCGTACGGGCCGACCGAGCTGCGGGCGCTCAGCTTCGCCCCGCAGGACAATCCGCTGCGGCTCGACCGGCCGACCGTGCTGGCCGTCACCCCGCTGCTCAGGGAGGTCGTGGCCTGCCTGACCGACGACACGGAGCTGATCGGCGACCGGCGCAGGCGGCGGAATCTGGAGCGGGTCGCGCTCGATCAGCTGCGCCGGGTCGAGCCGCTCGGGGTCTGCCTGCCGTCACCGGCCGACGCCCGGCTGCGGGACATCGCCCGCATCCTCCAGGAGGACCCGGCGGACGGGCGGACCCTCACCGAGCTGGGGGCGGCCGTCGGCGCCTCGGCGCGCACCCTGAGCCGGCTGTTCCGCGGGGAGACCGGGATGTCGTTCCCGCAGTGGCGCACCCAGCTCCGGCTGCACCACGCGCTGACCCTGCTGGCGTCCGGCGGCTCGGTCACCGCGGTGGCCGCCGCCTGCGGCTACAGCGGGCCGAGCGCGTTCATCCAGTCGTTCCGGCACGCCTTCGGCACCACCCCGGGGTCCTACGCGGCGGGCGGTGCGGGCGGGGCGTAG
- a CDS encoding MFS transporter, with protein sequence MWGAAHAVDDLYQGLVPACVPYFVLDRGYSYVAASGLTLAAALGSSVPQPFIGLAVDRYRLPRLAPAGLAVAGIGLGLSGLVQPYAAVWLLILLSGLGVAMFHPAAGKAAREAAGDSASAMSVFAAGGSVGFFLAPVLATPALVAMGVGATALFIPPAVLMAFVLLRHRPAAAPTRKGARAGQDRWRPFLFLTGIEVVRSVAFFGAITFIELFWIRHLHSGRGIAGVALACFLVGGVAGTLLGGRIADRVGMVRTVQLGGVAAVPALIALRVTPGTLLPLLFAVLAGLALNVPFAVLVKLGQDYLPGRPGTAAGVTLGLAVSVGGLIAPALGAAAQTYGPQGVFTILCAIPVLALVLGLFLTEPEPLPGD encoded by the coding sequence ATGTGGGGCGCCGCGCACGCCGTGGACGACCTCTACCAGGGCCTGGTGCCCGCCTGTGTCCCGTACTTCGTGCTGGACCGGGGCTACAGCTATGTCGCCGCGTCCGGGCTCACCCTCGCCGCCGCCCTCGGCAGTTCGGTGCCGCAGCCCTTCATCGGCCTCGCGGTGGACCGTTACCGGCTGCCCCGGCTGGCCCCCGCCGGACTCGCCGTCGCGGGCATCGGACTCGGCCTGTCCGGGCTCGTCCAGCCGTACGCGGCCGTCTGGCTGCTGATCCTGCTGTCCGGGCTCGGCGTCGCGATGTTCCACCCGGCGGCGGGCAAGGCGGCCCGGGAGGCCGCCGGGGACAGCGCGTCCGCGATGAGCGTCTTCGCGGCGGGCGGCAGCGTCGGCTTCTTCCTGGCCCCGGTGCTCGCGACCCCGGCGCTGGTCGCGATGGGGGTGGGCGCGACGGCCCTCTTCATCCCGCCGGCCGTCCTCATGGCGTTCGTGCTGCTCAGGCACCGCCCGGCGGCGGCCCCCACGCGCAAGGGCGCGCGGGCGGGACAGGACCGGTGGCGGCCGTTCCTCTTCCTCACCGGCATCGAAGTGGTGCGCTCCGTGGCGTTCTTCGGGGCCATCACCTTCATCGAGCTGTTCTGGATCCGCCATCTGCACTCCGGCCGGGGCATCGCGGGCGTGGCGCTCGCCTGCTTCCTCGTCGGCGGAGTGGCCGGCACGCTGCTCGGCGGCCGGATCGCGGACCGCGTCGGCATGGTCCGTACGGTCCAGCTGGGCGGCGTCGCCGCCGTACCGGCCCTGATCGCGCTGCGGGTGACCCCCGGAACACTGTTGCCGCTGCTGTTCGCGGTCCTGGCGGGCCTCGCGCTGAACGTCCCGTTCGCCGTCCTGGTCAAGCTCGGCCAGGACTACCTGCCGGGGCGCCCCGGCACGGCGGCCGGTGTCACGCTCGGCCTGGCCGTCAGCGTCGGCGGCCTGATCGCCCCGGCGCTCGGCGCGGCCGCCCAGACGTACGGACCGCAGGGCGTGTTCACCATCCTGTGCGCGATCCCCGTGCTCGCCCTGGTGCTCGGACTCTTCCTCACGGAACCGGAACCGCTGCCGGGCGACTGA
- a CDS encoding peroxiredoxin family protein, which produces MGSSPHIGSRVPEFTLAGGVLDGDAFERRDYALAEARGRSLVLAFYPGDNTAVCTKQLCSYSSGLETFEALDAEVWGISPQGVDSHESFARAHGLRMPLLADPGRETARLFGVAAPGIGVRRAVFLIDADGVLRWKHVALLGATFQSADTLADQLSGIKTK; this is translated from the coding sequence ATGGGATCGTCACCGCACATCGGCTCACGCGTACCGGAGTTCACCCTCGCCGGGGGCGTCCTCGACGGGGACGCCTTCGAGCGGCGCGACTACGCGCTCGCCGAGGCGCGCGGGCGGTCCCTGGTGCTCGCCTTCTACCCGGGCGACAACACGGCCGTGTGCACCAAGCAGCTGTGCTCGTACTCCTCGGGCCTGGAGACCTTCGAGGCGCTGGACGCCGAGGTCTGGGGGATCAGTCCACAGGGTGTGGACAGCCACGAGTCCTTCGCCCGCGCCCATGGGCTGCGCATGCCGCTGCTGGCGGACCCGGGCCGGGAGACCGCCCGGCTGTTCGGGGTCGCCGCGCCCGGGATCGGCGTACGGCGTGCCGTCTTCCTGATCGACGCGGACGGGGTGCTGCGGTGGAAGCATGTGGCCCTTCTGGGGGCCACGTTCCAGTCGGCGGACACCCTGGCCGACCAATTGTCCGGCATCAAGACCAAGTAA
- a CDS encoding flotillin family protein, with translation MSPVMIAVVGVVVLLFLLALAVITRYKVAGPSQAFIITGRRGKKSVDPVTGRASIDNSGQKVVVGGGVFVVPFVQQKFTLDLSSRHIPVAVRGAVTLRGVKSNLEGVAIVKVGGSEDAIRAAAQRFLRQQDGIVGFTQEVLSGALRAIVGRMSVEDIIRDRAAFAGQVAEEAEASLSGQGLILDAFQIQDITTEGSYLEDLGRPEAARAKQEADIAEANARRASEQARLKAAEEIAIAERTFYLKQAEIKAETEAAAAQADAAGPLAEAARRQEVLSEQEKVAERQAALTDRELDTKVRKPADAARYQAEQEAEARRIAQVKEAEAEAERSRLTGEGEKLHRSALAEAVRIEGESEAAAIAARGSAEAEAMQKKADAFAQYGDAAVLQMLVEVLPQVVAKAAEPMSAIDKMTVISTDGASQLSRTVTDNVAQGMELLSSTTGVDLAALLKNLKGAGPKPVAAEAAAGTAGAADGKIEISD, from the coding sequence ATGAGTCCAGTAATGATCGCCGTCGTCGGAGTCGTCGTACTCCTGTTCCTGCTCGCCCTCGCCGTCATCACCCGTTACAAGGTGGCCGGCCCCAGCCAGGCGTTCATCATCACCGGCCGCCGCGGCAAGAAGTCGGTCGACCCGGTGACGGGCCGGGCCAGCATCGACAACAGCGGCCAGAAGGTCGTCGTCGGCGGCGGCGTCTTCGTCGTCCCGTTCGTCCAGCAGAAGTTCACCCTGGACCTGTCCAGCCGGCACATCCCGGTCGCGGTGCGCGGCGCCGTCACCCTGCGCGGCGTCAAGTCCAACCTCGAAGGCGTCGCGATCGTCAAGGTCGGCGGCAGCGAGGACGCCATCCGGGCCGCCGCCCAGCGCTTCCTGCGCCAGCAGGACGGCATCGTCGGCTTCACCCAGGAAGTGCTCTCCGGCGCGCTGCGCGCCATCGTCGGCCGGATGTCGGTCGAGGACATCATCCGCGACCGTGCCGCGTTCGCCGGCCAGGTGGCGGAGGAGGCCGAGGCGAGCCTGTCCGGCCAGGGCCTGATTCTGGACGCCTTCCAGATCCAGGACATCACCACCGAGGGCTCCTACCTGGAGGACCTCGGACGCCCGGAGGCGGCGCGCGCCAAGCAGGAGGCGGACATCGCCGAGGCGAACGCCCGCCGCGCCTCGGAGCAGGCCCGGCTGAAGGCCGCCGAGGAGATCGCCATCGCCGAGCGGACCTTCTACCTCAAGCAGGCCGAGATCAAGGCGGAGACCGAGGCGGCCGCCGCCCAGGCCGACGCCGCCGGTCCGCTCGCCGAGGCCGCGCGCCGGCAGGAGGTCCTGAGCGAGCAGGAGAAGGTCGCCGAGCGCCAGGCCGCGCTGACCGACCGCGAGCTGGACACCAAGGTCCGCAAGCCCGCCGACGCAGCCCGCTACCAGGCCGAGCAGGAGGCCGAGGCGCGTCGTATCGCCCAGGTCAAGGAGGCCGAGGCGGAGGCCGAGCGCTCCCGGCTGACCGGTGAGGGTGAGAAGCTGCACCGTTCCGCGCTCGCCGAGGCCGTACGCATCGAGGGTGAGTCGGAGGCCGCCGCCATCGCCGCCCGCGGTTCGGCCGAGGCCGAGGCCATGCAGAAGAAGGCCGACGCCTTCGCGCAGTACGGTGACGCGGCCGTCCTCCAGATGCTCGTCGAGGTGCTGCCGCAGGTCGTCGCCAAGGCGGCCGAGCCGATGAGCGCGATCGACAAGATGACCGTCATCTCGACGGACGGGGCGAGCCAGCTCTCCCGTACGGTCACGGACAACGTCGCCCAGGGCATGGAGCTGCTCAGCTCCACCACCGGGGTCGACCTCGCCGCCCTGCTGAAGAACCTCAAGGGCGCGGGCCCGAAGCCGGTGGCGGCCGAGGCCGCCGCCGGGACCGCCGGGGCGGCGGACGGAAAGATCGAGATCAGCGACTGA
- a CDS encoding cation:proton antiporter regulatory subunit: MGTHRTTLPGVGVQYDYTTESGQHISVVVHHDGRRFIGFYDQDDPDSCRLSVPLTPQEATGLAHLIDSAPIDAVRTDGIDLVTEHIPLGSRSPYGGRLLGDTKARTRTGASIVAVLRTHSAHPSPGPDFRLAIGDTLVAVGTREGVDTLSEIIAEG; encoded by the coding sequence ATGGGAACCCACCGCACCACGCTGCCCGGAGTCGGCGTCCAGTACGACTACACGACCGAGTCGGGTCAGCACATCTCCGTCGTGGTCCACCACGACGGGCGCCGGTTCATCGGCTTCTACGACCAGGACGACCCTGATTCGTGCCGGCTCTCCGTACCCCTGACACCACAGGAGGCCACCGGGCTGGCCCACCTCATCGACTCCGCCCCGATCGACGCCGTACGGACCGATGGCATCGATCTGGTCACCGAGCACATCCCGCTCGGCAGCCGCTCGCCCTACGGCGGCCGGCTGCTCGGCGACACCAAGGCGCGGACCCGGACCGGCGCCTCGATCGTGGCGGTGCTGCGCACCCACAGCGCGCATCCGTCACCCGGGCCGGACTTCCGGCTGGCCATCGGCGACACGCTCGTCGCCGTCGGAACACGCGAGGGCGTCGACACGCTCTCCGAGATCATTGCGGAGGGCTGA
- a CDS encoding cation:proton antiporter: MHDTTALLVELGSVILGLGIIGRFAGRIGLSPIPLYLLAGLAFGKGGLLPLQASEEFTAVGAEIGVILLLLLLGLEYSASELVTSLKTQYPSGAVDFVLNATPGAVAALLLGWGPVGAVALAGVTWISSSGVIAKVLADLGRLGNRETPVILGVLVIEDLSMAVYLPLLTAMLAGVGLAGGSIALLIALGTVGLVLYLALRHGRLISRAVSSDNPEMLLLVVLGLTVLVAGVAQQLQVSAAVGAFLVGIALSGEVAEGARKLLSPLRDLFAAVFFVFFGLSTIPSDIPPVLLPAALLAVITVFTKIGTGWYAARRAGVGAPGRWRAGGTLVARGEFSIVIAGLAVATEPRIGPLATAYVMILVIIGPLTARWTQPVVALIQKRRGKGETPATASGASIPAARTPAQEEVSASSE, translated from the coding sequence GTGCACGACACGACCGCACTACTGGTGGAGCTGGGCTCCGTCATCCTGGGGCTCGGCATCATCGGACGGTTCGCCGGGCGGATAGGACTCTCGCCGATCCCCCTCTATCTGCTGGCCGGGCTGGCCTTCGGCAAAGGCGGTCTGCTGCCGCTCCAGGCCAGTGAGGAGTTCACCGCCGTCGGCGCCGAGATCGGCGTCATCCTGCTCCTGCTCCTGCTCGGACTCGAATACAGCGCGTCCGAACTCGTCACCAGCCTCAAGACGCAGTACCCGTCCGGCGCCGTGGACTTCGTGCTCAACGCGACCCCCGGCGCCGTCGCGGCGCTGCTGCTCGGCTGGGGCCCGGTCGGAGCCGTCGCCCTGGCCGGTGTCACCTGGATCTCGTCGTCCGGTGTGATCGCCAAAGTCCTCGCGGACCTCGGACGCCTCGGCAACCGCGAAACCCCCGTCATCCTCGGGGTGCTGGTCATCGAGGACCTGTCGATGGCCGTCTACCTGCCGCTGCTCACCGCGATGCTCGCGGGCGTCGGCCTCGCCGGCGGCAGCATCGCACTGCTGATCGCGCTCGGCACGGTCGGTCTGGTGCTCTACCTCGCGCTGCGGCACGGCCGGCTGATCAGCCGCGCGGTCTCCTCCGACAATCCGGAGATGCTGCTGCTCGTGGTGCTCGGGCTGACCGTTTTGGTCGCCGGGGTGGCCCAGCAGCTCCAGGTGTCCGCCGCCGTCGGCGCCTTCCTCGTCGGCATCGCGCTCTCGGGCGAGGTCGCGGAGGGCGCGCGCAAGCTGCTGTCCCCGCTGCGGGACCTGTTCGCCGCCGTCTTCTTCGTGTTCTTCGGGCTCTCCACCATTCCCTCCGACATCCCGCCGGTCCTGCTGCCGGCCGCGCTGCTGGCCGTCATCACCGTCTTCACCAAGATCGGCACCGGCTGGTACGCGGCCCGGCGCGCCGGCGTGGGTGCGCCCGGCCGCTGGCGGGCGGGCGGCACGCTCGTGGCGCGCGGCGAGTTCTCCATCGTCATCGCCGGTCTCGCCGTGGCGACGGAGCCCCGGATCGGGCCCCTCGCCACCGCGTACGTCATGATCCTGGTCATCATCGGCCCGCTCACCGCCCGCTGGACGCAGCCGGTCGTCGCGCTCATCCAGAAGCGGCGCGGCAAGGGCGAGACTCCGGCCACCGCGAGCGGCGCCTCGATCCCCGCGGCGCGTACGCCCGCGCAGGAGGAAGTCTCGGCCTCCTCGGAGTGA
- a CDS encoding MarR family winged helix-turn-helix transcriptional regulator, whose amino-acid sequence MAAHGQAPDDPPNAPDRDDVDAVTRAVLTASRLLVAVSARSLAAVEDRVTLPQFRLLVVLATHGDAKLVSLAERLGVNPSTAMRMVDRLIAAGLAERQVNPGNRRETVLRVTPEGLRLVEEVTAGRRREVASIVQRLAPGQRAALIDALRAFTDAGGEAAAPAEGTDAYPLGWPPDLPAPQGT is encoded by the coding sequence ATGGCCGCGCACGGACAGGCACCCGATGACCCCCCGAACGCTCCCGACCGGGATGACGTCGACGCGGTGACGCGCGCGGTGCTGACCGCGTCGCGGCTGTTGGTGGCCGTATCGGCCCGGTCGCTCGCGGCGGTCGAGGACCGGGTGACGCTGCCCCAGTTCCGGCTGCTCGTGGTGCTCGCCACGCACGGGGACGCCAAGCTCGTCTCGCTCGCCGAGCGGCTCGGCGTCAACCCGTCGACCGCGATGCGCATGGTGGACCGGCTGATCGCGGCGGGCCTGGCGGAGCGTCAGGTCAACCCGGGCAACCGCCGTGAGACGGTGCTGCGGGTGACCCCCGAGGGGCTCAGGCTCGTCGAGGAGGTGACGGCCGGCCGCCGCCGGGAGGTCGCTTCGATCGTCCAGCGCCTCGCCCCCGGGCAGCGCGCCGCGCTGATCGACGCGCTGCGGGCGTTCACGGACGCGGGCGGCGAGGCGGCCGCCCCCGCCGAGGGCACCGACGCCTACCCGCTGGGCTGGCCCCCCGACCTCCCGGCCCCGCAGGGCACCTGA
- a CDS encoding nitroreductase family deazaflavin-dependent oxidoreductase → MTHEPAASPAPRRPAPPTGWRRTAFRLPVHMFRMGLGPLFGGRLLLLVHTGRVSGLSRRTAIEVVEAAPHADRPSWTVASGFGPGADWYRNLEHTPQATVQVGRRFHAVTAQVLTAEEGGELMARYAPRHPRVARRLCAYMGFTVDGSAEDYRRVGESIPFVRLTEGAAPPARPER, encoded by the coding sequence GTGACGCACGAACCCGCGGCTTCGCCCGCTCCCCGGCGCCCGGCCCCGCCGACCGGCTGGCGGCGCACCGCCTTCCGGCTGCCCGTCCACATGTTCCGCATGGGGCTCGGGCCGCTCTTCGGGGGCCGGCTGCTGCTGCTCGTCCACACCGGCCGTGTCTCGGGCCTCTCCCGCCGGACCGCCATCGAGGTCGTCGAGGCCGCCCCGCACGCGGACCGGCCGAGCTGGACCGTGGCGTCCGGCTTCGGCCCCGGCGCCGACTGGTACCGCAATCTGGAACACACCCCGCAGGCCACCGTGCAGGTCGGCCGCAGGTTCCACGCGGTGACCGCGCAGGTCCTGACCGCCGAGGAGGGCGGCGAGCTGATGGCGCGGTACGCGCCCCGCCACCCCAGGGTCGCCCGCAGGCTCTGCGCCTACATGGGGTTCACGGTGGACGGCAGCGCGGAGGACTACCGGCGGGTCGGCGAGTCCATTCCGTTCGTCCGGCTGACCGAGGGCGCCGCACCCCCTGCCCGGCCGGAGCGCTGA
- a CDS encoding MFS transporter — protein sequence MVREPGPSHRWWVLGVIGLAQLMVVLDATIVNIALPSAQQDLGFSDGNRQWIVTAYALAFGSLLLLGGRIADLVGRRVVFLTGLVGFAVASAIGGAAPSFEILVLARALQGVFGALLAPAALSLLTTTFTVPKERAKAFGIYGAIAGAGGAVGLLLGGVLTEYLDWRWCLYVNLIFAFVAFTGGWRLLTAGAPTDRPRLDIPGTVLVSAGLFCIVYGFSNAESHAWGSPLTWGFLAAGGLLLMAFAWWQTRAPHPLLPMRVVLHRDRAASYLAMFISGGGMFGVFLFLTYYLQKSLFYSPVSTGLAFLPMVAVMIVSSVTTTNVLVPRFGAKPVVPLGMGIAAASMVWLTGLDLTSSYAAHVLPPTLCLGLGLGMVFATAMNLATAGVGARDAGVASAMVNTSQQVGGSIGTALLNTLATSAATNYLVGRRPTPAVVAQAQLESYDTAYWWSAGFFALGLLVTLILYRRGAPRPHLAEEPEPARV from the coding sequence ATGGTCCGTGAACCAGGTCCGTCCCACCGCTGGTGGGTGCTCGGGGTGATCGGTCTGGCCCAGCTGATGGTGGTGCTCGACGCGACGATCGTGAACATCGCCCTGCCCTCCGCCCAGCAGGACCTCGGTTTCAGTGACGGAAACCGGCAGTGGATCGTGACGGCGTACGCCCTCGCCTTCGGCTCGCTGCTGCTGCTCGGCGGCCGTATCGCGGACCTGGTGGGCCGGCGGGTGGTCTTCCTGACCGGTCTCGTCGGCTTCGCGGTCGCCTCCGCGATCGGCGGCGCGGCCCCCAGCTTCGAGATCCTGGTGCTGGCACGGGCGTTGCAGGGGGTGTTCGGCGCGCTGCTGGCCCCGGCGGCGCTCTCCCTGCTGACCACGACGTTCACCGTGCCGAAGGAACGGGCCAAGGCCTTCGGGATCTACGGTGCCATCGCGGGGGCGGGCGGCGCGGTCGGGCTGCTGCTCGGCGGGGTGCTCACCGAGTACCTGGACTGGCGCTGGTGCCTCTACGTCAACCTGATCTTCGCGTTCGTGGCGTTCACCGGGGGCTGGCGGCTGCTGACGGCCGGTGCGCCGACCGACCGGCCGAGGCTGGACATCCCGGGGACGGTGCTCGTGTCGGCCGGCCTCTTCTGCATCGTGTACGGCTTCTCCAACGCCGAGTCGCACGCCTGGGGTTCGCCGCTGACCTGGGGGTTCCTGGCGGCGGGCGGGCTGCTCCTGATGGCGTTCGCGTGGTGGCAGACCAGGGCGCCGCACCCGCTGCTGCCGATGCGGGTGGTGCTGCACCGGGACCGGGCGGCGTCGTACCTCGCGATGTTCATCTCCGGCGGCGGCATGTTCGGCGTCTTCCTGTTCCTCACGTACTACTTGCAGAAGAGCCTGTTCTACTCGCCGGTCTCCACGGGTCTGGCCTTCCTGCCGATGGTCGCCGTCATGATCGTGTCGTCCGTGACGACGACGAACGTGCTGGTGCCGCGGTTCGGCGCGAAACCGGTGGTGCCGCTCGGCATGGGCATCGCGGCGGCGTCGATGGTGTGGCTGACCGGCCTCGACCTGACCAGCAGTTACGCCGCCCATGTGCTGCCGCCGACGCTCTGCCTGGGGCTCGGCCTCGGCATGGTCTTCGCCACCGCGATGAACCTGGCCACGGCGGGGGTGGGGGCGCGGGACGCCGGGGTGGCCTCGGCCATGGTCAACACCAGTCAGCAGGTCGGGGGTTCCATCGGTACGGCGCTGCTGAACACCCTGGCCACCAGCGCGGCCACCAACTACCTGGTGGGCCGCAGGCCGACCCCGGCCGTCGTCGCCCAGGCGCAGCTGGAGAGCTACGACACCGCGTACTGGTGGTCGGCGGGCTTCTTCGCCCTCGGCCTGCTGGTCACGCTGATCCTCTACCGGCGTGGCGCGCCCCGCCCCCATCTCGCGGAGGAGCCCGAGCCGGCGCGGGTGTGA
- a CDS encoding PucR family transcriptional regulator, whose amino-acid sequence MAEPEIPESFLEGYAQMLGETAVSGRRPTREELDIRRDLGRQAAEAGHQLRALVRMHLSETRTAWPAAAPGASPASIAASTDSVLAAVEQAVDAFADGFERAQRLTVRREEAARREFIDDLLYGRSNLGRLAERATRFGLRLSRAHAVAVATGAEAYTETDAVPRQVESALLARFSGRKILLTTKDGRMVCIAPGSQPDVLRYFAKQAHAATDGGRVAVGRAHRGPGGVVQSYDEALDALDLADRMDLDDPVLYAADLLVYPVLTRDRQAMADLVRSELGPLQKARGGAEPLLRTLSVYFDAGCVAAETARRLSLSVRALTYRLERIHQLTGSDPTDPTHRYTLQTAVIGARLLDWPAKEL is encoded by the coding sequence GTGGCGGAACCGGAGATTCCCGAGAGTTTTCTGGAGGGTTACGCCCAGATGCTGGGCGAGACGGCCGTCTCGGGGCGGCGGCCCACCCGCGAGGAGCTGGACATCCGCCGGGATCTCGGCCGGCAGGCCGCCGAGGCCGGGCACCAGCTCCGCGCCCTGGTCCGCATGCACCTCTCCGAGACCCGAACGGCCTGGCCCGCCGCCGCCCCCGGCGCCTCCCCGGCCTCCATAGCCGCGTCCACCGACAGTGTGCTGGCCGCGGTCGAGCAGGCGGTCGATGCCTTCGCGGACGGCTTCGAGCGGGCCCAGCGCCTGACCGTGCGCCGGGAGGAGGCCGCCCGGCGGGAGTTCATCGACGACCTCCTGTACGGACGCAGCAATCTGGGCCGGCTGGCCGAGCGGGCCACCCGGTTCGGGCTGCGGCTCTCGCGCGCCCACGCCGTCGCGGTGGCGACGGGCGCCGAGGCGTACACCGAGACCGACGCCGTGCCGCGGCAGGTGGAGTCGGCGCTGCTGGCCCGGTTCAGCGGGCGCAAGATCCTGCTCACGACGAAGGACGGGCGGATGGTCTGCATCGCGCCCGGCAGCCAGCCCGACGTCCTGCGGTACTTCGCGAAGCAGGCGCACGCCGCGACGGACGGCGGCCGGGTCGCGGTCGGCCGCGCCCACCGGGGCCCCGGCGGGGTGGTCCAGTCGTACGACGAGGCGCTCGACGCGCTGGACCTGGCGGACCGGATGGACCTGGACGACCCCGTGCTGTACGCCGCCGATCTGCTGGTTTACCCGGTGCTGACCCGGGACCGGCAGGCGATGGCCGATCTCGTGCGCAGCGAGCTGGGCCCGCTCCAGAAGGCCAGGGGAGGGGCCGAGCCGCTGCTCAGGACGCTCTCGGTGTACTTCGACGCGGGCTGTGTCGCCGCCGAGACGGCCCGCCGGCTGTCGCTGAGCGTGCGCGCCCTCACCTACCGGCTCGAACGCATCCACCAGCTGACCGGCTCCGACCCGACCGACCCCACGCACCGCTACACGCTCCAGACCGCGGTGATCGGGGCCCGGCTGCTTGACTGGCCGGCCAAGGAGCTCTGA